GGATTCTAAGTATACCTGATACTGAAAATATACAAGAACAAATTACTTTTTACATTATGAGTCAGGAGCTGGCCTTGAAATTCCTGTCTATCCTCCCGCCCCAGCTTCACTGGGGCTGGGAATGAAGACCTGCTGCACCATACCTATCATCTGGACAGTTCTTCTATTTGAGCACCACAATATGTCTGTCCCGTGAGGTgtgaggtggggatgggggatcTGAAGACTTATTTTTTCCTAGCAAcctggttctattttttttttaaatgtgtaaccCCTTtattactgtatgtgtgtgactaTTTTGCCCTtataccatgtatgtgcctggtgctcatggagatcaaaagaaatcaaaagaatccttggaattacagacagttgtgagctgccatgtgggtgctgggaattgaacctaggtcctctgcaagagcagccagtgctcttaacttccaaGTCATCAAgttccttttcctctctgtccTTGACTCTCtgtcaccccccacccacccacccacccacccacacccagccCTAAGCAACTTGtgtcttctgttttctgtttagaAAGCTTACTGATTCAGGTTGCTTACTGCTGTCTGTATGGCTGTGTAGAAGCCCCAAAGCCCACACTCCATCCTTAGATGTCTGAAAGACCCATACCAGACTGATGAAACTCAAATGTGAAAGCTGCTCAAGTTTTTCCACAGGACAACACATTTTCCTAAACTTCATCAGTTCTTTGCTTCCGTACAGCCCAGAGTGCTAGCACACACCTGGGAGCTCAGCTGCTGTTGAGGCTGTAGCAAGGACTATAACCACAAATataaggctaacctgggctacagagtgagctcaaagccaggctggggatttctgagttcaaggccagcctcgtgtatctacagagtgagtttcaggacagccagggccacacagagaaaccctgtcttgaaaaaccaaaccaaaacaaacaatcaatcaaacaaacaaaaaaacaaagccagacTGACTATGTATGTAGTGAGACTTTCCtacttcaaaaagaaaataaaatgccaggtggtagtggcgcatgcttttaatcccagtactcggggaggtaggtggacctctgtgagttctagaccagcctggtctacagagctagtttcaggGTGGCCAGAGCCACAggaagaaactctgtcttgaaaaacaaaaactagggctggtgagatggctcagtggggaggagcactgactgctcttccagaggtcctgagttcaaatcccagcaaccacatggtagctcacaaccacccataatgagatctaatgccctcttctggtgtgtctgaagacagctatagtgtacttatttataataataaataaatctttgggttggAGCAAGCGGGGTTGAcctgagcaagcagaggtcctaaattcaattcccaacaaccacatgaaggctcacaaccatctgtacagtgtactgacaaacataaaataaataaatcttaaaaaagaaaacaaaagaggaagaaaaagaaaatagctaagaGATATAACTGTATGAATAGAGCAACAGAAAAAAGTTACACAGTGGGAGTAGAGCCAGGGCATGAGCACCTTACAGTCTTGAGCTCAATCTACAGCTCCAACATGGTAGGACAGAACTCATTTGTGCAAATTATCCTTTGGCATTCACTTGTGTACCAGGGAGGCGcatgttcattcattcatatatatattccatatataatatatagttttcCTTGCATGTAAAGAGATATTGAGGTCTACACTGCTTAACTGAGCttctgcctagcatgtgcaaaggtCCCAGATCCAATTTCAAGTACTACAAGaaccaaagaacaacaacaaaaaacaaaccccactGGGTTTCAGATGTAGCCAGGTTCAAAGCCCTCAGAACTGGAACAAGCCCATGGTTTCTTTGATATCaagtgaaagaattacaggatcaTTCTTGAAAGGTGACAGCTCGGGAGAGTAGATAAGGTCCTTCAAATGAGAGGCCCTGCTTTCTCCCTGACACCTTAGCACCTTCTGGCAGAGTCTGCATGGACAGCAGGCAGTTACTGAAAACCTTGTATCTCAGGTGACTGCCCTTCAGCTTTCAGCTACTGTTCTTTTAGACAGTGCAATGTAGCCAAGCCGGGtcgtgaacttctgatcctcagtGCCCCACTTGTCAAGTACTGAGACAACAGGCAAGCACCCTGTCTGGCTTCCTGACCCCGTCTGTACCTTCAAGGTAACTTAGTAAGCAGTCACACAAGACCCCAgaaccttggggctggagagatggatggctcagtggtttagagcactgactgctcttccagaggtccttaaattcaattcccagcaaccacatggtggctcacaatcatctgtaatgggatctgatgccctcttctggtgtgtctaaagacagtgacagtgtactaataaaattaaatcaataatTCTTTAAGACTCCAGAACCTCACAAGCAAGCTAAACACTTTGCTGTCAGCTTGGGCTTCATGGTCAGACCCTGGCTAactaaaatacaatataaaacatgaaacaaaagaGAATGCTATAATAAAATAGTTGAGacgggtgtggtagcacacacctttaatcccaggagcaGATAGAGGCAGTATGATCtccatgagtttaaggccagcctggtctggtaAACGTGCTgcgtccaggacagccaagcctacacagagaGGCTTGCTCACCACGCCCCAGGAAAAgagaggggcaggggaaggaggacatGAAATAAAGTATTaagtaaaattatgaaatattattGTTTTCCAAAGAGCCCCGAAAATGACCGCGCATGAGCTACAGTGTTTCTTGTTTATTTCTACCTCGTATGTAAGCAGGAGGAAGCCTGCCCCAGCATGAACTCAAATCAGGGCGTGCTGctatcctctcccactgtgcGCCCAGTGCGTTCCCATCTCCCACTCCCAACAGCCCCTCCACCTAGAGGCTAGAGCCCCTTTAAGAAACGGCCAGCGGAGCTTACCAGGAAGGAGGTGGTGTCGAGGGCGCGAGACGGACGTGTGCACAAGCCAATAAACACGGCAGACGCGGTGTGAACAGCCAATGGGTGCGCGGGGGCGGGGCTGCGTATCTGAAGCTGTTTCCCGAGGCGCGGCGGCCGcggctgggggcggggagggggcacAGGACCCCGAGCGGGGTCCCCGAGCCGCAGGCACGTGTGACGGGGCGTAGCGAGGAGGCCGAGGCTCCCGGGGCCAAGGCCTCCCGAGGCTGCGGGAGGCTGGGCCTCCCGGGGCGGTAGTGTCGACCGGGCGCGGGGCGGCGTTGGGGTGCGGGGCGCGCGGGGCATTGTGGGGGCTCGGGGCGGGAGGGTCTCCGGTCGGGGCCGGATCCCGGAAGGAGCCCCGCAGGTGAGGGTCGCAGGGCAGGGACGCAGGGCTCCGGGGCTTCCTGGGGCTTAAGGAGAGGGCCTGATAGGACGTAGGGTTCTACAGCTGGGTTGGGGGCCTCCGCAGAGAGGCCTGGGGCCAGCGAGATGGTGCAAGAGTCCATATTGGTGTTCCCACTACTCTTTCGCTTTTATTTaatttgagactgggtctccagTATTCTAAGCTAGTCTTCAAGTgggtgtgtagctcaggctggccttgaactcctggccttCCTGTCCGAAGAGCTGGATGACAGGCGTGCCTTGCCACACCTGGTTTACAGGGGTGCTAATTCTAAAGCGTCGTGCTTGCTAGGAGAACGCTCTTCCAACGAATTACAATCCTAGCTTATGCTTTCAATTTCTTGAGTCAGGATTTCATGTAACTCATGAATTCCATGGCCTCGAATACCTGGTcatccttcctccacctcccgATTGCTGGAATGAAAGGCATTTGCTGATACATGGTTTCTGCAGCGTTGGGGTTAGAACCCCGGGTCTTGTGCTTGGTAGACAAGTGCCCTGTtgcctgagctatctccccagtgcCCTACTACGATTAAAAGCTGGAAGCAGACTTGGTGATAGAGGCAGGTTGGAGCCATCGTCTCTGTTGTTGGGAGATTCAGCAAGAGACATTAAGTTTCTAGCACCAATCCTTTATTGCTGGATCCTTTAGCAGAGAAGGTGGCCAGAGTCAGGAACCTCTACTAAAAGTTCACCTTTTTCAAATGAATAAGttataaaacttataaagattGCTGTCCCAAGGCCTCAGTGACAGTCCCCACTGCCTCAATTACCCCAACACCCTTTTCTTGACATTCAGCTCAATAACTTTCGATCTTGACCCTCTTGTTAATTGGCTTGTTTTCTGACTTTGGCTAAGtggctttgtcttttttttttttttttttttggtggtttatcgagacagggtttctctgtatagtcctggctgtcctggaactcactttgtagaccttgaactcagaaatccacctgcctctgcctcctgagtgctgggattaaaggcgtgtgccaccatgcctggctgggctttgtctttctgtgcttgttggatctttcctGTGTAAGCTAGGGTTTCCCTACTTTCTGTGCTTATAAAGATTCCATAATAACAGCTAACCCAGCTGCAGTCTGTGGCTCAGCGTGTGAGGTCTGTGTTCCTTTCAACAAGCCAGGTTGGTAGGATGCCCAGCGAATATACGATGAATGAAAGGGAGCTACATGAGGGATGGCAGTTGGAGGGAGTTGGAGGGGCTGCCTAGATGGGGTTATCACTGTCACACTTGCCTGTCCCCTTAGGGCCAGTTCCTGATCCCAGCAGCATGGCGTCTTGGGCTGAGCCCTCTGAGCCTGCTGCCCTGCGACTTCCTGGGGCCCCACTGCTGGAGGGCTTTGAGGTGCTCGATGGGGTTGATGatgcagaggaggaagatgacCTAAGTGGGCTGCCACCACTAGAGGACATGGGACAGCCTACAGTGGAGGAGGCTGAGCAGCCTGGAGCCCTGGCTCGGGAGTTCCTGGCAGCCACAGAGCCTgagccagccccagccccagccccggaAGAGTGGCTGGACATTCTGGGTAAGTGTGCTGGGTTGGTTGGAGGCACTTTGACCCAAGGACTTCTGGTCTCTTGAGCTTAGTTTCCCCTTCTGTGTGGGTTGGGAGTGACATTAGGACATTAATggctggtttttatttgtttattttgacatAACCTTACTGTGaaatcctggctggccttgaactcaagatccagTCCAAGCTGGGTCTGCACTTTGAATTCTCCTGACTCATAGTCTCAGGCTCACTGGTCTCCCAGGCCTGTGCTGTGTGGTTGGCTTCTGAGATGGCTTGATGCCGGTGTATTTGTGAACTTTGTTTGCTGGCTCATACttggcatgcacacacaattcGTAACAGGTTGCTTTTTATCTCCAGTGCTGGTAACAGCAGCTCAGAGAGGCTGAGTCACCTTCCTGGAGCCACACAGCCTTTGCACTGGGTGCCAGCAGCTCTAAGACAACTCCCACTACACATCTTCCCTAAGCAGAGTCACAGCCCGACAGAGCGTCTAATTCTGCTCCCCCTTCTCTAGTTCTACAGcatttgttctctctcctaaagAGCCTTCTTTGGATAGTGCCAGCaggaatttttcttcttcttgttttggaGTGGTGCTAGGGAGCTAGGAAGTGGAAGCCAGGGCCCCTGTATGCCAGGCAGAGACTCTACCACTGGGGCTCACCCTCAACCTCTCACTTGGGGGTTCTGGGAAGGGTTTTTTTAAATCCTGAcctgcaggagctggagagatggcttagtgtttgctcttctagaagatgtgggttcaatccccagcacccatggctgctcacaactgtgtgCAATTCCAGTTTGAGagaatctggcgccctcttcgGGGTCTGCCAGCACTGCACTCATGCAGGCAGAGTGCACATAGacatgaagtttaaaaaaaaaaaaacaacacatttaattaaaaaaaaaaaaaaaaagcctagaacAACCATGTTGGTTAGGCATGGGGGCAGGGGTGTCAAGGTGAAAGGTGTATTCAGCTTGGCTGTTTGCACTGTCTGAAAAAAATGGAGCCGACCAGACGAGCTGTTCCATGGAGCCAGTCTCCAGttccagccttggcatatcatcCCCTAACTCTGCCCTATTGGGGTAGGGCACTGGGGGAAGATACATAAGGTCTTGGTTCTACCCCAGTGTTACAATGGCACTGGATGGCCACTGCATCTGAAGGTGGCTTGGTAGAGCAGAGACCCCTGTCTGCCTACCAGACTATAGTCTCACACTCTGGCCCCTGCAGGGAACGGATTGCTGCGGATGAAGACACTGGTCCCAGGCCCGAAAGGCTCTAGCCGCCCACTCAAGGGCCAGGTGGTGACCGTTCACCTGCAGATGTCCCTGGAGAATGGCACCCGTGTACAGGAAGAGCCTGAACTGGCCTTCACGCTGGGAGACTGCGATGTTATCCAGGTGGGAgctgggtgggcaggtgggcggCCCATCCTAGGGCCCGTGCTCTTGTGACACTCACTGGCTGTCCTCCAGGCCCTGGACCTCAGTGTCCCGCTCATGGATGTGGGCGAGACAGCCATGGTTACCGCTGACTCCAAGTACTGCTACGGCCCCCAGGGCAGGTGAGAGCTGGCCTGCGTATTTACCCATACCCACAGTCCTTCCCGTTTCACAGAAAGGAAAACAGGGTTAGGCTGGCCAGGTCACAGGCTCAAGGATAATATTTCAGATTGTGATTGGTGATTGACATGGGGACCCCAGGACCTGAGGCCTGGCCTTCCTGCCTCAGATTCAACCTGGCAAGGAGGGTGTGGTGGTGGCCGCAGCCTGGTTGTCAGGTCTGAGTGTCCCCTGTTGGCCACCTCCCCAGCAGGAGCCCATACATCCCCCCCCACGCAGCCCTGTGCCTGGAAGTCACCCTGAAGACGGCAGAGGATGGACCCGACCTGGAGATGCTGAGTGGGCAGGAGCGCGTGGCCCTGGCCAACCGCAAGCGGGAGTGTGGCAATGCCCACTACCAGCGTGCCGACTTTGTGCTGGCCGCCAATTCCTATGACCTGGCCATCAAGGCTATCACCTCCAACACCAAAGGTGACCAGTTACctggggtgtgtgtatgcattgcatgtggaagtcagagacaaATCAGGGAAGGCAGTTCTGTCTGTCCATTGTATGGAAGTGGTTCAAAACtcagtttgtcagcctttgcagCAAGGAcgttttcctgctgagccatcttgcca
The Mus musculus strain C57BL/6J chromosome 8, GRCm38.p6 C57BL/6J genome window above contains:
- the Fkbp8 gene encoding peptidyl-prolyl cis-trans isomerase FKBP8 isoform a (isoform a is encoded by transcript variant 1); this translates as MASWAEPSEPAALRLPGAPLLEGFEVLDGVDDAEEEDDLSGLPPLEDMGQPTVEEAEQPGALAREFLAATEPEPAPAPAPEEWLDILGNGLLRMKTLVPGPKGSSRPLKGQVVTVHLQMSLENGTRVQEEPELAFTLGDCDVIQALDLSVPLMDVGETAMVTADSKYCYGPQGSRSPYIPPHAALCLEVTLKTAEDGPDLEMLSGQERVALANRKRECGNAHYQRADFVLAANSYDLAIKAITSNTKVDMTCEEEEELLQLKVKCLNNLAASQLKLDHYRAALRSCSQVLEHQPDNIKALFRKGKVLAQQGEYSEAIPILRAALKLEPSNKTIHAELSKLVKKRAAQRSTETALYRKMLGNPSRLPAKCPGKGAWSIPWKWLFGATAVALGGVALSVVIAARN
- the Fkbp8 gene encoding peptidyl-prolyl cis-trans isomerase FKBP8 isoform X4; this encodes MASWAEPSEPAALRLPGAPLLEGFEVLDGVDDAEEEDDLSGLPPLEDMGQPTVEEAEQPGALAREFLAATEPEPAPAPAPEEWLDILGNGLLRMKTLVPGPKGSSRPLKGQVVTVHLQMSLENGTRVQEEPELAFTLGDCDVIQALDLSVPLMDVGETAMVTADSKYCYGPQGRSPYIPPHAALCLEVTLKTAEDGPDLEMLSGQERVALANRKRECGNAHYQRADFVLAANSYDLAIKAITSNTKVDMTCEEEEELLQLKVKCLNNLAASQLKLDHYRAALRSCSQVLEHQPDNIKALFRKGKVLAQQGEYSEAIPILRAALKLEPSNKTIHAELSKLVKKRAAQRSTETALYRKMLGNPSRLPAKCPGKGAWSIPWKWLFGATAVALGGVALSVVIAARN